In Melopsittacus undulatus isolate bMelUnd1 unplaced genomic scaffold, bMelUnd1.mat.Z mat_scaffold_158_arrow_ctg1, whole genome shotgun sequence, the following proteins share a genomic window:
- the LOC117438351 gene encoding uncharacterized protein, with amino-acid sequence MPVGKEANARSQPAEGRPSKQRRRQVAHRQPEEAPQGSPRQASSHHGITLPRVPYLERFQPVVTQQAQMGSLGHRVVLPSLSGLRQEQMLQLPPLVTMAPRPPPRSERAVGSCRRLSPVTPAASAASGRVRNSAVGSASSNQEQLLKTAAQLHRVPSYGSRGARPETCQPALHRSKASAPTGESSGSMSTVLQRCSTGSQRRHQQPVARQEPAQSRAAGTQARADTVRAASSSKGPATQPTLRSSRRAAEQLPAIPAEHITTCINTEIPSVHYRPVAQRLPSLPSKIKPLEPPKRSCLVRAPEKEEHQARLTPMPRAWASNNAVQKEAAPQRQRHGPALQNTKVPDAVLQVTTTSEKMKPLLLPVAMVQRTNKKQVEQQGISQKLHVEMAELSQAALKDNEFPVAAETRGEAAGDLESVCPVLAGATDTELAAPPLAGAAEEEQHPAPLTSVEQEQEEAPEAPSHGFDKEEQMRLERTQCRPCLPTKKKPGEPLSL; translated from the exons ATGCCCGTGGGTAAAGAGGCAAACGCCCGTTCCCAGCCCGCTGAGGGCAggccaagcaagcagagaaggcGCCAG gtggctcacaggcagcctgaggaagCGCCGCAGGGCAGCCCGAGACAGGCATCGTCCCACCATGGGATCACGCTGCCACGGGTGCCCTACCTGGAGAGGTTTCAGCCTGTCGTCACCCAGCAGGCACAG atgggcagcctgggGCACCGAGTGGTGCTGCCCAGCCTCAGCGGCTTGAGACAGGAGCAGATGCTCCAGCTGCCACCATTGGTCACAATGGCACCGCGGCCGCCACCTCGCTCAGAGAGAGCAGTCGGCAGCTGCCGCAGGCTGTCACCTGtaacaccagcagcctctgcagcttctggcaggGTGAGGAACTCGGCCGTTGGCAGCGCAAGCAGCAACCAAGAGCAGCTTCTCaaaactgctgcccagctccaccgTGTCCCCAGTTACGGCAGCAGAGGTGCACGGCCAGAGACCTGtcagcctgccctgcacaggtccaaagcctctgctcccacaggtgagagctcaggcagcatgagcacagtgctgcagaggtgcagcacCGGGAGCCAGCGACGTCACCAGCAGCCAGTGGCACggcaggagccagcacaaagcagggctgcagggacacaagcaAGAGCAGACACTGTccgtgcagccagcagcagcaagggcccAGCCACTCAGCCCACACTCAGAAGCAGTAGgcgagcagcagagcagctgccagcaaTTCCAGCAGAACATATCACTACGTGCATCAACACCGAGATCCCCAGTGTGCACTACAGGCCTGTTGCACAGCGCTTGCCCTCTCTGCCCAGCAAGATCAAGCCTTTGGAGCCGCCGAAGAGGAGCTGCCTGGTCAGAGCTCCTGAGAAAGAGGAGCACCAGGCACGTCTCACTCCCATGCCACGGGCGTGGGCTTCTAATAACGCtgtccagaaggaagcagcaccacagagacagagacatggGCCTGCCCTGCAGAACACCAAAGTCCCGGATGCAGTTTTGCAGGTCACAACAACATCTGAAAAGATGAAGccactgctcctgcctgtggcTATGGTCCAGAGAACCAACAAGAAGCAGGTGGAACAGCAAGGGATAAGCCAGAAATTGCATGTGGAGATGGCAGAGTTGTCACAGGCAGCACTTAAGGACAATGagtttcctgtggctgcagagactcggggagaggcagctggagacctggAGAGTGTGTGTCCTGTCCTGGCCGGTGCCACAGACAccgagctggcagctcctcctctggctggagctgctgaggaagagcagcaccctGCACCTCTCACTTCCGtggaacaagagcaggaggaggcaccggAAGCACCTTCCCAcggctttgacaaggaggag cagatgaggctggagaggaCACagtgtcgcccatgtctgccaaccaaaaagaagccaggagagccattatcCCTCTGa
- the LOC101873916 gene encoding uncharacterized protein, with protein MAVEPQAEPSSAPFTKAADEAGEVMVSPVPGDYQQEAGRAVVSPAQHEEEVLAAVTMIPGAESGISYLAPGADDEGEAAASPLSQGSQPQEEPAAFPEENDEEAKQELDCVSDKELSQGEALTMYNICVSPLVPELFQDARADIHLESSIRSNVGTNATSEAAGDLQSVSPVLAGATDTELAAPPLAGAAEEEQHPAPLTSVEQEQEEAPEAPSHGFDKEEG; from the exons atggctgtggagcctcaggcagagcccagctcagcccctttcaccaaagctgcagatgaggctggagaagtcaTGGTTTCTCCCGTGCCTGGAGATTATCAACAGGAGGCCGGCAGAGCTGTTGTCTCCCCAGCACAacatgaggaggaagttctggctgcagtgacgatgatccctggggcagagtcTGGGATATCTTACCTTGCGCCTGGAGCAGatgatgaaggagaagcagcagcttcacctttGAGTCAGGGCTCGCAGCCCCAG GAGGAGCCAGCGGCCTTCCCTGAGGAGAACGATGAGGAGGCCAAGCAGGAACTGGACTGTGTTAGTGACAAAGAGCTGTCCCAAGGGGAAGCCCTCACCATGTACAACATCTGCGTCAGCCCTTTGgtgccagagctcttccaggacGCCCGAGCAGACATCCATCTGGAATCCAGCATCCGCAGCAATGTGGGCACAAATGCGAcatcagaggcagctggagacctgcagagtgtgtctcctgtcctggccggtgccacagacaccgagctggcagctcctcctctggctggagctgctgaggaagagcagcaccctGCACCTCTCACTTCCGtggaacaagagcaggaggaggcaccggAAGCACCTTCCCAcggctttgacaaggaggag GGATGA